A genomic segment from Bacteroidales bacterium encodes:
- a CDS encoding bifunctional UDP-3-O-[3-hydroxymyristoyl] N-acetylglucosamine deacetylase/3-hydroxyacyl-ACP dehydratase: protein MDGLQRTIKNSFVISGNGLHTGQHVTLTFFPAPVGHGIKFKRTDLKDQPVIDADVDRVVDVSRGTTLEQDGARIMTAEHALAALVGLQIDNVLIGIDCQETPILDGSSKMYVDALEKAGIVEQDAFREFIEIEEVLSFQEPSNKVELIAVPAKSYRLSVMVDYDSTVLTNQYATLDRIEDFRDQISDCRTFVFLHELEYLIQNNLIRGGDLDNAIVFVDKIISQDELDRLAAFFNKPRVTILKEGILNNVRLHYPNEPARHKLLDVVGDLALVGKPIKGHIIANRPGHGANIQLARLIKEHGRSQAKKEKAPFIDPSRPPLYGINEIQNILPHRPPFLLIDRVLELTDRRVIAMKNVTMNEPFFVGHFPGEPVMPGVLQVEAMAQTGGILALSSVPDPKEYIAYFLKIDNAKFRQKVLPGDTLVFKLDLVAPIRRGICHMKGYVYVGDKIVTEAELMAQLVKKTKNL from the coding sequence ATGGACGGTTTGCAAAGAACCATAAAGAATTCGTTCGTCATCTCCGGAAATGGCCTTCACACGGGCCAGCATGTAACACTGACCTTTTTTCCGGCACCCGTGGGCCATGGAATAAAATTCAAACGTACCGACCTGAAAGACCAGCCCGTCATCGATGCCGATGTTGACCGGGTGGTGGATGTGTCACGAGGAACAACGCTGGAGCAGGACGGAGCAAGAATAATGACGGCCGAACATGCACTGGCCGCCCTGGTCGGTCTGCAGATCGACAACGTACTGATCGGGATTGATTGCCAGGAAACGCCCATCCTCGACGGCAGCTCAAAAATGTATGTCGATGCCCTGGAAAAAGCAGGGATCGTCGAACAGGATGCTTTCAGAGAGTTCATTGAGATCGAAGAGGTCCTCTCCTTCCAGGAGCCAAGCAACAAGGTTGAGCTGATTGCTGTTCCTGCCAAATCGTACAGGCTGTCGGTCATGGTCGATTATGACTCGACCGTGCTGACGAACCAGTATGCCACACTCGACCGCATCGAAGATTTCCGGGACCAGATATCCGATTGCCGTACATTCGTTTTTCTGCACGAACTGGAATACCTCATTCAGAACAACCTGATCCGGGGCGGCGACCTGGACAATGCCATTGTTTTTGTCGACAAGATCATTTCACAGGATGAGCTCGACAGGCTGGCTGCCTTCTTTAACAAGCCCCGCGTGACCATTCTGAAAGAAGGTATCCTGAACAACGTCCGCTTGCATTATCCCAACGAACCTGCGCGCCATAAACTGCTGGATGTGGTCGGGGATCTGGCCCTGGTGGGAAAACCCATCAAGGGACATATCATCGCAAACCGCCCCGGTCACGGTGCCAACATTCAACTGGCACGCCTGATCAAAGAACACGGAAGATCGCAGGCAAAGAAAGAAAAAGCTCCCTTCATCGATCCTTCACGGCCACCACTCTATGGCATTAACGAGATCCAGAACATCCTCCCGCATCGTCCTCCTTTCCTGTTGATCGACAGGGTTCTGGAATTGACGGACCGGAGGGTGATCGCCATGAAAAATGTGACGATGAATGAGCCTTTCTTTGTCGGGCATTTTCCCGGCGAGCCTGTCATGCCCGGCGTGCTCCAGGTGGAAGCCATGGCGCAAACAGGAGGGATCCTGGCCTTGAGCAGCGTTCCGGATCCCAAGGAATATATAGCCTACTTTCTTAAAATTGATAATGCAAAATTCCGGCAGAAAGTGTTACCCGGTGACACACTGGTATTTAAACTTGACCTGGTTGCTCCAATCCGAAGAGGCATCTGCCATATGAAAGGTTATGTCTATGTCGGTGACAAAATTGTGACAGAAGCCGAATTAATGGCTCAATTAGTAAAAAAGACCAAAAATCTATGA
- the lpxD gene encoding UDP-3-O-(3-hydroxymyristoyl)glucosamine N-acyltransferase, whose protein sequence is MHFTANQIAGILHGTVDGDPQATVDQLSKIEEGHPGTLSFLANPKYTPYIYKTGASIVIVQKDFRAEFPVSATLIRVEDPYSAFAQLLEIYNQYTGGKKGISQHASVASTASIGKDVSIGDFSVIGEHAVIGDGTRIHPQVYIGEKVTIGSRTILHPGVRILQGCQVGSDCILHPGVVVGSDGFGFAPQEDHHYRKIVQIGNVVIEDEVEIGANSTVDRATLGSTIIRKGVKLDNLIQVAHNVVIGENTVIAAQTGISGSTHIGRNCLIGGQVGIIGHLVIGDNVQIAAQSGVSTNIKADQTVMGAPAFDIKKFKISYVHFRNLENHIKRIDDLERKIVNNQ, encoded by the coding sequence ATGCATTTTACCGCCAACCAGATCGCAGGAATCCTTCATGGCACCGTGGACGGAGATCCGCAGGCAACTGTCGATCAGCTTTCAAAAATAGAGGAAGGGCATCCCGGCACCCTCTCCTTCCTGGCCAACCCAAAATACACTCCCTATATTTACAAAACAGGGGCCTCCATTGTCATTGTTCAGAAAGATTTCAGGGCTGAATTTCCTGTCAGTGCAACACTGATCCGGGTTGAGGATCCCTACAGCGCTTTTGCACAGTTACTGGAAATTTATAACCAGTACACGGGCGGAAAGAAAGGGATATCACAGCATGCATCCGTGGCTTCCACTGCCAGCATTGGCAAAGATGTATCTATCGGTGATTTCAGTGTCATCGGTGAACATGCGGTCATCGGAGACGGGACCAGGATTCATCCCCAGGTTTACATCGGGGAAAAGGTAACAATTGGCAGCCGGACCATCCTTCATCCCGGAGTCAGGATCCTGCAGGGGTGCCAGGTTGGCAGTGACTGCATTCTTCACCCCGGTGTGGTCGTCGGATCGGATGGATTCGGTTTTGCACCACAGGAGGACCATCACTACCGCAAGATTGTCCAGATTGGGAATGTGGTCATTGAGGATGAGGTGGAGATCGGCGCTAACTCTACGGTTGACCGGGCCACGCTGGGCTCCACCATCATACGTAAGGGTGTCAAGCTGGATAATCTGATACAGGTTGCCCATAACGTGGTCATCGGTGAAAATACCGTCATCGCTGCTCAAACCGGGATCTCCGGATCCACCCATATCGGCAGGAACTGCCTCATCGGCGGACAGGTGGGGATCATTGGGCACCTGGTGATCGGTGACAATGTTCAGATCGCTGCCCAATCGGGTGTGTCCACTAACATTAAGGCAGACCAGACAGTGATGGGCGCCCCCGCATTCGATATCAAAAAATTCAAGATTTCCTATGTTCATTTCCGGAATCTTGAAAATCATATCAAAAGGATCGATGATCTGGAAAGAAAAATTGTAAATAATCAATAA
- a CDS encoding HD domain-containing protein has translation MNTGRSSSFNRRKIFNDPVYGFVTISDESLFNVVEHPYFQRLRRIRQLGLTDLVYPGALHTRFHHSLGATFLMKKAIEALRFKGIPVTAEEEKGALLAILLHDIGHCPYSHTLEGRIVHRLSHEDLSLLYMKSLNSQKTADLVLAQDIFTGKHSSKFLHQLVSSQLDVDRLDFLRRDSFYTGVSEGVVNTDRIIDMLNVVDDELVVEAKGIYSIEKFIVARRLMYWQVYLHKTVIAAEKMLTSLLERARELISRGNDLFMTPALSVFLKNDLTIQDLADRPDLLETFSELDDTDIFTSVKVWASHPDKTLSLLCNGLVMRNLFKIEIRNAPFEPAEVLKIKEMVARAFRIPLEECDYLVYTDLISNKAYDQYTDGIKVLNRDGRITELESASEQLSVALLSRMVTKYYLCYPKNLNLNRLPS, from the coding sequence ATGAATACAGGAAGGTCGTCCTCATTTAACAGGAGAAAAATTTTCAATGACCCGGTATATGGGTTCGTCACCATATCAGACGAGTCGTTGTTCAATGTCGTTGAGCATCCTTATTTTCAGCGGCTTCGCCGTATCAGGCAACTCGGGTTGACCGACCTGGTCTATCCCGGCGCTCTCCATACACGGTTTCATCATTCCCTGGGTGCGACGTTCCTGATGAAGAAGGCGATCGAGGCGCTTCGTTTCAAGGGGATCCCGGTCACCGCCGAGGAAGAGAAGGGTGCCCTGCTGGCCATTTTGCTGCACGACATAGGGCATTGCCCCTATTCCCATACTCTGGAGGGCAGAATTGTCCACCGGCTTTCCCACGAAGACCTGTCGTTGCTCTATATGAAATCGCTCAACAGTCAAAAAACAGCAGACCTTGTTCTGGCGCAGGATATTTTCACAGGCAAACATTCTAGCAAATTCCTTCATCAGCTGGTGTCCAGCCAGCTGGATGTCGACCGGCTGGATTTTCTCCGGAGGGACAGTTTTTACACCGGGGTCTCCGAAGGAGTGGTCAATACCGACCGGATCATCGATATGCTCAACGTGGTGGATGATGAACTGGTGGTGGAAGCAAAGGGAATTTACTCCATTGAGAAATTCATTGTGGCGCGCCGGCTAATGTACTGGCAGGTTTACCTGCACAAAACCGTGATTGCAGCAGAAAAAATGCTCACCAGCCTGCTGGAACGGGCCCGGGAGTTGATTTCCAGGGGAAATGACCTGTTCATGACCCCTGCTCTTTCCGTATTTTTAAAAAATGACCTGACAATACAGGACCTTGCAGATCGTCCTGACTTGCTTGAGACCTTTTCAGAGCTGGACGACACGGATATTTTCACCTCGGTAAAAGTTTGGGCGTCGCACCCTGATAAGACTCTTTCGTTACTTTGCAATGGATTGGTGATGAGGAATCTGTTTAAAATTGAAATACGAAATGCTCCTTTTGAACCGGCGGAAGTCCTGAAGATAAAGGAGATGGTTGCCCGGGCATTCCGGATACCGCTGGAAGAATGTGATTACCTGGTATATACCGATCTTATCTCCAACAAGGCCTATGATCAGTACACCGATGGGATCAAGGTATTGAACAGGGACGGCAGGATCACCGAACTGGAAAGCGCCTCCGAACAGCTGAGCGTTGCCCTGTTATCCAGGATGGTCACGAAGTATTATTTATGCTATCCGAAAAATTTGAATTTGAACCGTCTCCCGTCCTAA